The proteins below are encoded in one region of Pseudomonas entomophila L48:
- the ccoG gene encoding cytochrome c oxidase accessory protein CcoG yields the protein MSDRIPFRVIEIAPAAANKSKSQADGSIHTRSFTGFYRTLRVAFAGLLFALFFGTAWLQWNGRQAVLWDLAESKFHIFGATFWPQDFILLSALLIICAFGLFAITVFAGRVWCGYSCPQSTWTWLFMWCEKVTEGDRNQRIKLDAAPWGLNKLARRGLKHGLWLAIGVATGLTFVGYFTPIRPLAQELFTFELGGVALFWVLFFTGATYINAGWLREAVCMHMCPYARFQSVMFDKDTLAVAYDPSRGESRGPRKKGSDPRSQGLGDCIDCTLCVQVCPTGIDIRDGLQMACIGCAACIDACDGVMDKMGYARGLVGYKSEHNLQGGKTHWLRPRLLGYATALVVMIGALVVALQMRPMVSMDVIKDRGLFRENALGQIENIYLLKIINKTPQPQHYRLRLVDADGFELHGRTEFTIAPGEMSELPVSVAMLADRPASSSQELAFEIQDSDQPGVRSVATSRFVAPMNR from the coding sequence ATGAGCGATAGAATCCCCTTCCGAGTCATCGAGATTGCCCCCGCCGCCGCCAACAAGAGCAAAAGCCAAGCGGACGGCAGCATTCACACCCGCAGCTTCACTGGCTTCTACCGCACCCTGCGGGTCGCCTTCGCGGGCCTGTTGTTCGCCCTGTTCTTCGGCACGGCGTGGTTGCAGTGGAATGGCCGCCAGGCCGTGCTCTGGGACCTGGCCGAAAGCAAGTTCCACATCTTCGGCGCGACCTTCTGGCCCCAGGACTTCATCCTGCTCTCCGCGCTGCTGATCATCTGCGCATTCGGCCTGTTCGCCATCACCGTATTCGCCGGCCGTGTCTGGTGCGGCTATAGCTGCCCACAGAGCACCTGGACCTGGCTGTTCATGTGGTGCGAAAAAGTCACCGAGGGTGACCGCAACCAGCGCATCAAGCTGGACGCCGCCCCCTGGGGCCTGAACAAATTGGCCCGGCGCGGTCTCAAGCACGGATTGTGGCTGGCCATTGGCGTGGCCACCGGGCTGACCTTCGTCGGTTACTTCACGCCGATCCGCCCACTGGCCCAGGAGCTGTTCACCTTCGAGCTCGGTGGCGTGGCGCTGTTCTGGGTGCTGTTCTTCACCGGCGCCACCTACATCAACGCCGGCTGGCTGCGTGAGGCGGTGTGCATGCACATGTGCCCCTATGCCCGCTTCCAGAGCGTGATGTTCGACAAGGACACCCTGGCGGTGGCCTACGACCCGAGCCGCGGCGAATCCCGCGGGCCGCGCAAGAAAGGCAGCGACCCACGCAGCCAGGGCCTGGGCGACTGCATCGACTGCACCTTGTGCGTGCAAGTCTGCCCCACCGGCATCGACATTCGCGACGGCCTGCAGATGGCCTGCATCGGCTGCGCCGCCTGTATCGATGCTTGCGACGGGGTGATGGACAAGATGGGTTACGCCCGTGGCCTGGTTGGCTACAAGTCCGAACACAACCTGCAGGGTGGCAAGACCCACTGGCTGCGCCCTCGCCTGCTGGGCTACGCCACCGCCCTGGTGGTGATGATCGGCGCGCTGGTGGTGGCCCTGCAGATGCGCCCGATGGTGTCGATGGATGTGATCAAGGACCGCGGCCTGTTCCGTGAGAATGCCCTGGGCCAGATCGAGAACATCTACTTGCTCAAGATCATCAACAAGACCCCGCAACCCCAGCACTATCGCCTACGCCTGGTGGATGCCGACGGCTTCGAATTGCACGGACGCACCGAATTCACTATCGCGCCCGGCGAGATGAGCGAACTGCCGGTGTCGGTGGCGATGCTGGCCGACCGCCCAGCCAGCAGCTCCCAGGAGCTGGCCTTCGAAATCCAAGACAGCGATCAACCTGGCGTGCGCAGCGTCGCGACGAGCCGCTTCGTGGCGCCGATGAACCGTTGA
- a CDS encoding hydroxymethylglutaryl-CoA lyase translates to MSLPEKVRLVEVGPRDGLQNEAQPISVADKVRLVDDLTDAGLGYIEVGSFVSPKWVPQMAGSAEVFAGIRQRPGVTYAALAPNLRGFEDALAAGVKEVAVFAAASEAFSQRNINCSISESLKRFEPIMEAAGNHGVRVRGYVSCVLGCPYEGAVKAEQVAPVARALHDMGCYEVSLGDTIGTGTAGAARRLFEVVAAQVPRGQLAGHFHDTYGQALANVYAGLLEGIAVFDSSVAGLGGCPYAKGATGNVATEDVVYLMQGLGIDTGIDLDRLIGAGLRISEVLGRATGSRVARARGAR, encoded by the coding sequence ATGTCATTGCCAGAAAAAGTCCGCCTGGTCGAAGTCGGCCCGCGCGACGGCCTGCAGAACGAAGCCCAGCCCATCAGCGTCGCCGACAAGGTGCGGCTGGTGGACGACCTTACCGATGCAGGGCTCGGCTACATAGAAGTGGGCAGCTTCGTTTCGCCCAAGTGGGTGCCGCAGATGGCCGGCTCCGCCGAGGTGTTCGCCGGTATCCGGCAACGTCCAGGTGTAACCTATGCGGCGCTGGCGCCCAACCTGCGCGGTTTCGAGGATGCGTTGGCGGCCGGCGTGAAGGAAGTGGCGGTGTTCGCCGCCGCCTCCGAGGCGTTCTCCCAGCGCAATATCAACTGTTCGATCAGTGAGAGCCTCAAGCGCTTCGAGCCGATCATGGAGGCCGCAGGCAACCACGGTGTACGGGTGCGCGGCTATGTGTCCTGCGTGCTCGGCTGCCCTTATGAAGGTGCGGTCAAGGCCGAGCAGGTCGCCCCGGTCGCTCGCGCCTTGCACGACATGGGCTGCTACGAAGTGTCGCTCGGCGACACCATCGGCACCGGCACCGCCGGCGCTGCCCGCCGCCTGTTCGAGGTGGTCGCGGCCCAGGTGCCCCGTGGGCAACTGGCCGGGCACTTCCACGACACCTACGGCCAGGCCCTGGCCAATGTCTATGCCGGCCTACTCGAAGGGATCGCGGTGTTCGACAGCTCTGTGGCCGGCCTGGGCGGCTGCCCTTATGCCAAGGGTGCCACCGGTAACGTGGCCACCGAGGATGTGGTGTACCTGATGCAAGGCTTGGGTATCGACACTGGCATCGACCTCGACCGCCTGATCGGTGCGGGGTTGCGAATCAGTGAAGTGCTCGGCCGTGCCACCGGTTCGCGGGTGGCGCGGGCGCGCGGCGCGCGCTGA
- a CDS encoding MerR family transcriptional regulator yields MTSQTYSISDLSRELDITTRAIRFYEEQGLLSPERRGLERIYSARDKVTLKLILRGKRIGFSLAECRELIGLYDPTGGNLKQLNSMLAKIAERRAQLEQQMLDIQQMHLELDTAQERCEQALAATLNQQHPNR; encoded by the coding sequence ATGACCAGCCAGACCTACAGCATCTCCGACCTCTCCCGCGAACTGGACATCACCACCCGCGCCATTCGCTTCTATGAGGAGCAGGGCTTGCTCAGCCCTGAGCGCCGCGGCCTGGAACGCATCTATTCGGCACGCGACAAAGTGACCCTCAAGCTGATCCTGCGCGGCAAGCGCATCGGCTTCTCGCTGGCCGAATGCCGCGAGCTGATCGGCCTGTACGACCCTACCGGTGGCAACCTCAAGCAGCTCAACAGCATGCTCGCCAAGATCGCCGAACGCCGTGCCCAACTGGAGCAGCAGATGCTCGATATCCAGCAGATGCACCTGGAACTGGACACCGCCCAGGAGCGCTGCGAGCAGGCGCTGGCCGCCACCCTGAACCAGCAGCACCCCAACCGTTGA
- a CDS encoding aldehyde dehydrogenase family protein, whose amino-acid sequence MHSELPTLPATRAFLARKLKMRIGADWQDAASGRTMALRNPATGEVLGEVPAAASEDVDRAVQAARQAFDASPWSRLRPRERQNLLWRLADLMQRDAQELAELECLNNGKSAAVAQVMDVQLAIDFLRYMAGWATKLEGSTVEPSLPLMPNDEFHGFIRREAVGVVGAIVAWNFPLLLACWKLGPALATGCTLVLKPADETPLTALKLAELIDEAGYPAGVFNVVTGTGLEAGAALSRHPGVDKLTFTGSTEVGKLIGKAAMDNMTRVTLELGGKSPTIVLPDANLQEAAAGAATAIFFNQGQVCCAGSRLYVHRKHFDNVVADIAGIANGMKLGNGLDPSVQMGPLISARQQERVTGYIDLGRELGATIACGGEGYGPGYFVKPTVIVDVDQRHRLVQEEIFGPVLVAMPFDDIDEVLRMANDNPYGLGASIWSNDLAAVHRMIPRIKSGSVWVNCHSALDPALPFGGYKLSGVGREMGAAAIEHYTELKSVLIKL is encoded by the coding sequence ATGCATTCCGAACTGCCCACCCTCCCCGCCACCCGCGCCTTCCTCGCGCGCAAGCTGAAGATGCGCATCGGCGCCGACTGGCAGGACGCCGCCAGCGGCCGCACCATGGCCTTGCGCAACCCGGCCACCGGCGAGGTGCTTGGCGAGGTGCCGGCCGCCGCCTCCGAGGACGTGGACCGGGCGGTGCAGGCAGCGCGCCAGGCCTTCGACGCCTCGCCCTGGAGCCGCCTGCGTCCGCGGGAGCGGCAGAACCTGCTGTGGCGCCTGGCCGACCTGATGCAGCGCGACGCCCAGGAGCTGGCCGAACTCGAATGCCTGAACAACGGCAAGAGCGCCGCCGTTGCACAAGTGATGGACGTGCAACTGGCGATCGACTTCCTGCGCTACATGGCCGGCTGGGCGACCAAGCTCGAGGGCAGCACCGTCGAGCCGTCGCTGCCGCTGATGCCCAACGACGAATTCCACGGTTTCATCCGCCGTGAGGCGGTGGGCGTGGTGGGTGCCATCGTCGCCTGGAACTTCCCCCTGCTGCTGGCCTGCTGGAAACTCGGCCCGGCCCTGGCCACCGGTTGTACCCTGGTGCTCAAACCCGCCGACGAGACGCCGCTGACCGCCCTCAAGCTGGCGGAGCTGATCGACGAAGCCGGCTACCCGGCCGGGGTGTTCAACGTGGTCACCGGCACCGGCCTCGAAGCCGGCGCCGCCCTCAGCCGCCACCCCGGTGTCGACAAGCTGACTTTCACCGGCTCCACCGAGGTCGGCAAGCTGATCGGCAAGGCCGCCATGGACAACATGACCCGCGTCACCCTCGAGCTGGGCGGCAAGTCGCCAACCATCGTCCTGCCCGACGCCAACCTGCAGGAGGCCGCCGCCGGCGCCGCCACGGCGATTTTCTTCAACCAGGGCCAGGTGTGTTGCGCCGGGTCAAGGCTGTACGTGCACCGCAAGCACTTCGACAACGTGGTCGCCGATATCGCCGGCATCGCCAACGGCATGAAACTGGGTAACGGCCTGGACCCTTCGGTGCAGATGGGGCCGCTGATTTCGGCCCGGCAGCAGGAGCGGGTGACCGGCTACATCGACCTGGGCCGGGAGCTGGGCGCCACCATTGCCTGCGGTGGCGAGGGCTACGGCCCGGGCTACTTCGTCAAGCCGACGGTGATCGTCGATGTCGACCAGCGCCACCGCCTGGTGCAGGAAGAGATCTTCGGCCCGGTGCTGGTGGCCATGCCGTTCGACGATATCGACGAAGTGCTGCGCATGGCCAATGACAACCCTTATGGCCTTGGCGCGAGCATCTGGTCCAACGACCTGGCGGCGGTGCACCGGATGATTCCGCGTATCAAGTCCGGCTCGGTATGGGTCAACTGCCATAGCGCACTGGACCCGGCGCTGCCGTTTGGTGGCTACAAGCTGTCCGGTGTCGGCCGCGAGATGGGCGCGGCGGCGATCGAGCATTACACCGAGTTGAAATCGGTGCTGATCAAACTCTGA
- a CDS encoding substrate-binding periplasmic protein, producing MSGRNVCQSLCLVLALMAMGVQAADDCRHLKATGNPEYPPYLWRDPHNPEQLIGANADLLKHLAEELGLVVDVVYAGPWSRAQEEVRTGRIDMLAGYFLTRARQQVMDFIKPAFLNTPSVVWVRQGDGFAYSWWADLKGRSGGTLVNNSYGQQFDDYARANLNLEAVPSAAQAFQKLLLKRNDYVIYERYPGMALAETQGMDKRLEVLEPPVSSEGLYLALSRNAPCNQPALRKQMAEKMQEIVASPLPEQWLAQNLALWKQQQHQE from the coding sequence ATGAGCGGACGTAATGTGTGCCAGTCCTTGTGCCTGGTCCTGGCGCTGATGGCCATGGGCGTGCAGGCGGCGGATGACTGCCGGCATCTGAAGGCGACGGGCAACCCCGAGTACCCTCCGTATCTCTGGCGAGATCCGCATAATCCTGAGCAACTGATCGGCGCCAACGCCGACTTGCTCAAGCACCTGGCAGAAGAACTGGGGCTGGTGGTCGATGTGGTGTATGCAGGTCCCTGGTCTCGGGCCCAGGAAGAGGTGCGCACCGGGCGCATCGACATGCTGGCCGGGTATTTCCTCACCCGGGCGCGGCAGCAGGTCATGGATTTCATCAAGCCCGCCTTCCTGAACACCCCCAGTGTGGTCTGGGTGCGTCAGGGCGATGGCTTTGCCTATTCGTGGTGGGCGGACCTGAAAGGGCGCAGCGGGGGGACGCTGGTCAACAACAGTTACGGCCAGCAGTTCGATGACTACGCCCGGGCCAACCTCAACCTCGAGGCGGTACCCAGCGCGGCGCAGGCGTTCCAGAAGCTGCTGCTCAAGCGCAACGACTATGTGATCTACGAGCGTTACCCTGGCATGGCGCTGGCCGAGACCCAGGGCATGGATAAGCGCCTTGAAGTACTCGAGCCGCCGGTTTCCAGCGAGGGCCTGTACCTGGCGCTGTCGCGCAATGCGCCCTGCAACCAGCCGGCGTTGCGCAAGCAAATGGCGGAAAAGATGCAGGAGATCGTCGCCAGCCCGTTGCCCGAGCAGTGGCTGGCGCAGAACCTGGCGTTGTGGAAGCAACAGCAGCATCAGGAGTGA
- a CDS encoding alpha/beta hydrolase, with protein MSSKPTVVLVHGFWGGAAHWGRVIVELDRKGHTGLRAVEMPLTSLADDVERTRKVVAQIEGPVVLVGHSYGGAVITEAGNASNVKGLVYIAAFAPDAGESPGAITQEHLPAAAPNLAPDSDGYLWLKADKFHESFCQDLPKEDGLVMGVTQKAPLASTFGDTIANPAWKDKPSWYQISSADHMIHPDNQRKMADRLNAKKVITLDASHASLASRAADVANLIDEAVKALS; from the coding sequence ATGAGCAGTAAGCCCACAGTTGTTCTGGTCCACGGTTTCTGGGGCGGCGCCGCCCATTGGGGGCGGGTTATCGTCGAGCTGGACCGCAAGGGCCACACAGGCCTGCGGGCCGTGGAAATGCCACTGACGTCGCTGGCCGACGATGTCGAACGCACTCGCAAGGTGGTCGCGCAGATCGAGGGGCCAGTGGTGCTGGTGGGGCACTCCTATGGCGGTGCGGTCATCACCGAGGCAGGCAATGCGAGCAATGTTAAGGGGCTTGTCTACATTGCCGCGTTCGCGCCGGACGCGGGCGAAAGCCCTGGTGCCATCACACAGGAGCATCTTCCCGCCGCAGCACCCAACCTGGCGCCGGACAGCGATGGCTATCTATGGCTCAAGGCCGACAAGTTCCATGAAAGCTTCTGCCAGGATCTGCCGAAGGAGGATGGACTGGTCATGGGGGTAACACAAAAGGCGCCGCTGGCCAGCACCTTTGGCGACACCATCGCCAACCCGGCCTGGAAGGACAAGCCGAGTTGGTACCAGATTTCCAGCGCCGACCACATGATCCACCCGGACAACCAACGCAAGATGGCTGATCGATTGAACGCGAAGAAGGTCATCACGCTGGATGCCAGCCATGCCTCCCTGGCGTCAAGGGCGGCCGATGTGGCGAACCTGATCGACGAGGCGGTGAAGGCGCTCAGCTAG
- the mapR gene encoding GntR family transcriptional regulator MpaR (MapR regulates genes involved in Pseudomonas quinolone signal (PQS) production and anthranilate metabolism) yields MKRYERFADDIAELIRSGVLGPGQRVPSVRYASQTHGVSPSTVFQAYYLLERRGLIRARPRSGYFVNAHAPRPFNEPQAQAPASESTDVDVSGLVFSILDSIKDPHTVPFGSAFPSPTLFPLQRLSRSLASASRAMDPRMVVTDLSPGNPQLRRQIALRYMVGGLMLPMEELLITNGALEALNLCLQAVTQPGDLVAIEAPAFYACLQVLERLKLKAVEIPVHPREGMDLGVLAKTLEKHPVKAVWCMTNFQNPVGASMPEAKKQQLVELLRRHQVPLIEDDVYAELYYSQQAPKPAKAFDTEGLVMHCGSFAKSLAPGYRIGWVAAGRFAQKIERLKLMTSLCASMPAQAAIADYLQHGGYDRHLRKLRYALEGQQANMLAAIARHFPAQTRVSQPSGGYFLWLELPEQMDALKLFHMALAQGISIAPGPIFSPTRRFGNCIRLNYGSPWGDGPEQAMETLGRIVRSF; encoded by the coding sequence ATGAAACGCTACGAACGATTCGCCGACGACATTGCCGAACTGATCCGCTCCGGGGTGCTCGGCCCCGGCCAGCGCGTGCCCTCGGTACGTTATGCCAGCCAGACCCACGGCGTCAGCCCGTCCACGGTGTTCCAGGCCTATTACCTGCTGGAGCGCCGTGGCCTGATCCGCGCCCGGCCGCGCTCGGGCTACTTCGTCAATGCCCACGCCCCACGCCCATTCAACGAACCCCAGGCGCAGGCGCCGGCCAGCGAATCCACTGACGTGGATGTCAGCGGCCTGGTGTTCTCCATCCTCGATTCGATCAAGGATCCGCACACCGTTCCGTTCGGCTCGGCCTTCCCCAGCCCCACCCTGTTCCCCCTGCAACGCCTGTCGCGCTCGCTGGCCAGCGCCAGCCGGGCGATGGACCCGCGCATGGTGGTCACCGACCTGTCGCCGGGCAACCCGCAACTGCGTCGGCAAATTGCCCTGCGCTACATGGTCGGCGGGCTGATGCTGCCGATGGAAGAACTGCTGATCACCAACGGTGCGCTGGAGGCGCTGAACCTGTGCCTGCAGGCGGTGACCCAGCCCGGCGACCTGGTGGCCATCGAGGCGCCGGCCTTCTATGCCTGCCTGCAGGTGCTCGAGCGCCTCAAGCTCAAGGCCGTGGAAATCCCGGTGCATCCGCGCGAAGGCATGGACCTTGGCGTGCTCGCCAAAACCCTGGAAAAGCACCCGGTCAAGGCCGTGTGGTGCATGACCAATTTCCAGAACCCGGTTGGCGCCAGCATGCCGGAGGCGAAGAAACAGCAACTGGTCGAGCTGCTGCGCCGCCATCAGGTGCCGCTGATCGAAGACGACGTCTACGCCGAGCTGTACTACTCGCAGCAAGCACCGAAGCCGGCCAAGGCCTTCGATACCGAGGGGCTGGTGATGCACTGCGGCTCGTTCGCCAAGAGCCTGGCCCCGGGCTACCGCATCGGCTGGGTCGCCGCCGGGCGCTTCGCGCAGAAGATCGAACGGCTCAAGCTGATGACCTCGCTCTGCGCCTCGATGCCGGCCCAGGCCGCCATCGCCGACTACCTGCAGCACGGCGGCTATGACCGCCACCTGCGCAAGCTGCGTTATGCGCTGGAAGGCCAGCAGGCCAACATGCTCGCCGCCATCGCCCGCCACTTCCCGGCGCAGACCCGCGTCAGCCAGCCTTCCGGCGGCTATTTCCTGTGGCTCGAACTGCCCGAGCAGATGGATGCGCTGAAGCTGTTCCACATGGCCCTGGCCCAAGGCATCAGCATCGCGCCGGGGCCGATCTTCTCGCCGACCCGACGCTTCGGCAACTGCATCCGCCTGAACTACGGCAGCCCCTGGGGCGATGGCCCCGAACAGGCCATGGAGACCCTCGGGCGGATCGTGCGCTCGTTCTAG
- a CDS encoding SDR family oxidoreductase, which produces MDKVIVITGASRGIGAATALLAAQQGYRICINYHANDEAAETVLAQVRELGATAIAVRADASVEDEVVQLFQRVDHELGPVTALVNNAGTIGQQGRVEEMSEFRLLKVMKTNVVGPMLCAKHALLRMARRHGGQGGAIVNVSSMAARLGSPNEYVDYAASKGALDTFTIGLAKEVASEGVRVNGVRPGYIHTGFHALSGDPERVAKLEPGLPMGRGGRPEEVAEAILWLLSDKASYSTGTFIDLSGGR; this is translated from the coding sequence ATGGACAAGGTCATCGTCATCACCGGCGCCAGCCGGGGCATCGGCGCCGCCACCGCCTTGCTGGCGGCGCAACAGGGTTATCGCATCTGCATCAACTACCACGCCAACGACGAGGCCGCCGAAACGGTGCTGGCCCAGGTTCGCGAGCTAGGTGCCACGGCCATTGCCGTGCGCGCCGACGCCAGCGTCGAGGACGAGGTGGTGCAGTTGTTCCAGCGTGTCGACCATGAGCTGGGGCCGGTCACCGCGCTGGTCAACAATGCGGGCACTATCGGCCAGCAGGGCCGGGTGGAAGAGATGTCGGAGTTCCGTCTGCTCAAGGTCATGAAGACCAACGTGGTCGGCCCGATGCTCTGCGCCAAGCACGCCCTGCTGCGCATGGCGCGGCGCCATGGCGGGCAGGGCGGGGCGATCGTCAACGTCTCGTCCATGGCCGCGCGCCTGGGCTCGCCCAACGAGTATGTCGACTACGCCGCCTCCAAAGGGGCGCTGGATACCTTCACCATTGGCCTGGCCAAGGAAGTGGCGAGCGAGGGCGTGCGCGTCAATGGCGTACGGCCGGGCTATATCCATACCGGCTTCCACGCCTTGAGCGGTGACCCCGAGCGCGTCGCCAAGCTCGAGCCAGGCCTGCCCATGGGGCGCGGCGGGCGCCCCGAGGAAGTGGCCGAGGCGATCCTCTGGCTGCTGTCGGACAAGGCGTCCTACTCGACGGGCACCTTCATCGACCTGAGTGGCGGGCGCTGA
- a CDS encoding ATP-binding protein has product MPERELHELRQRNAELEAQLAQLQGIDNSLYRFLFDTMDEGFCVIEFFDGPHGPLSDYIHVIANAAYARHAGIPNVVGQKLREMVPDEADDWVARYGEVLRTGQPLQFEQELVATGRVLSVTTFRIEPAERNQVAVLFKDVTEKRRAETALQQLNDHLEQRVVAALAERRLFAELVERSVARVQVLDTSLCFLAVNARAVKDFEFLFGRSVKAGDSLVECLSGFPEECERSVTLWRRALAGESFIEVIQYGRGERQRHFELRFNPLRDASDAIVGAYLFVYDISRQVSEQQRLLEAEDALRQAQKMEAVGQLTGGIAHDFNNLLGGILGAQELVRQRLEQARLDDIPALLDTAGDSARRAAALVHRLLAFSRRQTLLPQATSVGALILDIEELIRRSVGPAIAVHVGCAPGLWSTFIDPPQLESALLNLCINARDALPDGGRIEIRCENLSLDTERATALDLAAGEYLQLSVEDNGRGMPAEVVERAIDPFFTTKPLGQGTGLGLSMAFGFVRQSGGQLQIQSTPGAGTRIDLYLPRHPEAPKAPEARPVAERLAHPGRARILLVEDQAALRLVIGEVLDEFGHDVEGVEHGPAALALLAHGFVPDLLISDIGLPGGLNGRQVAEACRARHPDLPVLFITGYDESAALSDGQLPARTAVLRKPFELPAIADLVAQLLSAG; this is encoded by the coding sequence ATGCCCGAACGTGAACTCCATGAGCTGCGCCAGCGCAATGCCGAGCTTGAGGCTCAGCTGGCGCAGCTGCAAGGTATCGATAACAGCCTGTACCGTTTCTTGTTCGACACCATGGACGAAGGTTTCTGCGTCATCGAGTTCTTCGATGGCCCCCATGGCCCGCTCAGCGACTACATCCACGTCATCGCCAACGCCGCCTACGCCCGCCATGCCGGCATCCCCAATGTGGTCGGGCAGAAGCTGCGGGAGATGGTGCCCGACGAAGCCGACGACTGGGTGGCTCGCTACGGCGAGGTGCTACGTACTGGCCAGCCGTTGCAGTTCGAACAGGAACTGGTAGCCACCGGGCGGGTACTGTCGGTCACCACCTTTCGCATCGAGCCCGCCGAAAGGAACCAGGTCGCCGTGCTGTTCAAGGATGTCACCGAAAAACGCCGCGCAGAGACCGCGCTGCAGCAGCTCAACGATCATCTCGAGCAACGCGTTGTCGCGGCGCTGGCTGAACGCCGCCTGTTCGCCGAACTGGTTGAACGAAGCGTGGCGCGTGTGCAGGTGCTGGACACTTCGCTGTGCTTCCTGGCCGTCAACGCGCGGGCGGTAAAGGACTTCGAGTTCCTGTTCGGTCGCAGTGTCAAGGCAGGTGACAGCCTGGTCGAATGCCTGTCCGGTTTTCCCGAGGAGTGCGAACGCTCGGTGACGCTCTGGCGGCGGGCACTGGCCGGAGAAAGCTTCATCGAAGTGATCCAGTACGGGAGAGGAGAACGACAGCGGCATTTCGAGCTGCGTTTCAACCCACTGCGTGATGCCAGCGACGCGATTGTCGGTGCTTACCTGTTCGTCTACGACATCAGCCGCCAGGTCAGCGAGCAGCAACGTCTGCTGGAGGCCGAGGATGCATTGCGTCAAGCGCAGAAGATGGAGGCTGTCGGCCAGCTTACCGGTGGTATCGCCCACGACTTCAACAACCTGCTTGGGGGCATCCTGGGCGCCCAGGAGCTGGTTCGCCAACGCCTGGAACAGGCACGTCTGGACGATATTCCGGCCTTGCTCGACACTGCAGGCGATTCCGCGCGACGGGCCGCGGCCCTGGTGCATCGATTGCTGGCGTTCTCCCGTCGCCAGACCCTGTTGCCACAGGCCACCTCGGTCGGTGCGCTGATCCTCGACATCGAGGAACTGATCCGCCGCAGCGTGGGCCCGGCCATCGCCGTCCATGTCGGTTGCGCCCCAGGCCTGTGGTCGACGTTCATCGATCCACCGCAACTGGAAAGCGCCCTGCTCAACCTGTGCATCAATGCCCGCGACGCCTTGCCCGATGGAGGGCGAATCGAGATCCGTTGTGAAAACCTGTCGCTCGACACAGAACGCGCCACTGCATTGGACCTCGCGGCAGGCGAGTACCTGCAACTGAGCGTCGAAGACAACGGTCGCGGGATGCCAGCAGAGGTCGTCGAACGGGCCATCGACCCGTTCTTCACCACCAAGCCGCTCGGCCAGGGCACGGGGCTTGGGCTGTCGATGGCCTTCGGTTTCGTGCGCCAGTCGGGTGGCCAGTTGCAGATCCAGTCGACGCCGGGAGCAGGCACGCGGATCGATCTCTACCTGCCCCGCCACCCTGAAGCGCCCAAGGCACCGGAGGCCCGCCCGGTGGCCGAACGGCTGGCGCACCCTGGCCGGGCGCGGATCCTGCTGGTCGAGGACCAGGCGGCGCTACGCCTGGTCATTGGCGAGGTACTCGATGAATTCGGGCATGACGTGGAAGGCGTCGAGCACGGCCCGGCCGCTCTGGCGCTATTGGCGCACGGCTTCGTGCCGGACCTGCTGATCAGCGATATCGGCCTGCCGGGCGGCCTCAACGGGCGCCAGGTCGCCGAGGCCTGCAGAGCCCGGCATCCTGACCTGCCGGTGCTGTTCATCACCGGCTATGACGAGAGCGCGGCACTCAGCGACGGGCAGTTACCGGCGCGCACCGCTGTGCTGCGCAAACCGTTCGAGCTGCCAGCGATCGCCGACCTGGTCGCGCAGCTGCTGAGCGCCGGGTAA
- a CDS encoding MgtC/SapB family protein, which produces MQTWEAIWTTLQAEFADITDEHEVTQVLLRLLMAALLGAVLGFERESKGKAAGVRTHMLVCMGAALFVLAPGMAGADEQALSRIIQGIVAGIGFLGAGTILKGHGQDTSHVKGLTTAAGLWMTAAIGTAAGMGREATALISTVLALLVLCSMPVLVEKVEGEREGEHEKDEGRKH; this is translated from the coding sequence ATGCAGACCTGGGAAGCCATCTGGACGACGCTGCAAGCCGAATTCGCCGATATCACCGATGAGCACGAAGTGACACAGGTGCTCCTGCGCCTGCTGATGGCGGCATTGCTGGGTGCCGTACTGGGCTTCGAGCGCGAGAGCAAGGGCAAGGCGGCCGGTGTGCGCACGCACATGCTGGTGTGCATGGGGGCGGCGCTGTTCGTGCTTGCCCCGGGCATGGCTGGCGCGGACGAGCAAGCGCTGAGCCGGATCATCCAGGGCATCGTTGCCGGTATCGGGTTCTTGGGGGCCGGCACCATTCTCAAGGGGCATGGCCAGGACACCAGTCATGTGAAAGGCCTGACCACCGCCGCCGGGCTCTGGATGACCGCCGCTATCGGCACCGCCGCAGGCATGGGGCGCGAGGCAACGGCATTGATCAGCACGGTACTGGCGCTGCTGGTGCTGTGCAGCATGCCGGTGCTGGTGGAGAAGGTGGAAGGTGAACGCGAGGGGGAGCACGAGAAGGACGAGGGCAGGAAGCACTGA